The following are encoded together in the Tepidiforma bonchosmolovskayae genome:
- a CDS encoding bactofilin family protein — translation MQIKKNPPATVYPDAVSRYERERMVPEAEQYSETSSEAVYSRGTAPRQAAPAPRGEEPRGEAPLRSESTIDRHSSFDGRFETEQDLRIEGAISGEVICRGTLTLEKDASARARVQAREAVVKGRLEGDIVCSARLTIASTAVVTGTVRAPILVVEEGASISGNVDTTQKASEVVSRSARPADVTAAAVDAPAPARQPRRDAPSFALVSSEAEPAIADRR, via the coding sequence ATGCAAATCAAGAAAAACCCGCCCGCAACCGTCTACCCGGACGCCGTGAGCCGCTATGAGCGGGAGCGCATGGTCCCCGAGGCGGAGCAGTACAGCGAGACATCGAGCGAGGCGGTCTACAGCCGCGGAACGGCGCCGCGGCAGGCCGCCCCTGCGCCTCGCGGAGAGGAGCCGCGGGGAGAGGCCCCGCTCCGAAGCGAGAGCACCATCGACCGCCACTCCTCCTTCGATGGGCGCTTCGAAACGGAGCAGGATCTGCGCATCGAAGGCGCTATCAGCGGCGAGGTCATCTGCCGCGGCACGCTGACGCTTGAAAAGGACGCCTCGGCCCGGGCGCGTGTCCAGGCCAGGGAGGCTGTCGTCAAGGGGCGCCTCGAAGGCGACATCGTCTGTTCCGCCCGCCTCACCATCGCGTCGACTGCGGTCGTCACCGGCACGGTCCGCGCCCCGATTCTCGTGGTGGAAGAGGGCGCCTCGATCTCCGGGAACGTCGACACGACGCAGAAGGCGAGCGAGGTTGTCTCCCGGTCTGCGCGCCCAGCCGATGTCACGGCCGCCGCGGTCGATGCGCCGGCTCCGGCCCGGCAGCCCCGGCGGGACGCGCCGTCGTTTGCCCTCGTTTCCAGCGAAGCAGAGCCGGCGATTGCCGACCGCCGCTGA
- a CDS encoding hydrolase: protein MISQRRRVLIPGPKDGPGQRPSEGSGPASPGALETCDCPELDPADWDGIESDWSDITFVATTVNAVAGVPVGFESARQALFDRAAALGATVPESPMLLIGEGRFRRPLLLEVEDVPEGARDVVRPGGVAYTRLVHAPWGELARAAKQLRAEAEQRYGRQPANLYAWYLTCRICSRERNFETLLVAHYPA from the coding sequence ATGATCAGCCAGCGCCGCCGCGTCCTCATTCCCGGGCCAAAGGATGGCCCCGGGCAGCGTCCATCCGAAGGGAGCGGGCCCGCTTCGCCTGGGGCGCTGGAGACGTGCGATTGCCCCGAACTCGACCCTGCCGACTGGGACGGGATCGAGAGCGACTGGAGCGACATAACATTTGTTGCCACCACGGTGAACGCGGTCGCTGGGGTGCCGGTAGGATTCGAGAGCGCCCGGCAGGCGCTGTTCGACCGCGCCGCAGCGCTGGGTGCAACTGTCCCCGAGAGCCCCATGCTCCTCATCGGCGAGGGCCGCTTCCGGCGGCCGCTCCTGCTCGAGGTAGAGGATGTGCCGGAGGGGGCGCGCGATGTCGTGCGGCCGGGCGGGGTCGCGTACACCCGCCTCGTCCATGCGCCCTGGGGAGAGCTCGCGCGCGCCGCAAAACAGCTCCGCGCGGAAGCCGAGCAGCGGTATGGGCGCCAGCCCGCGAACCTGTACGCCTGGTATCTCACCTGCCGCATCTGTTCGCGGGAACGGAATTTCGAGACACTGCTCGTCGCGCACTACCCGGCGTGA
- the leuS gene encoding leucine--tRNA ligase: MPDRYDPAVIEPKWRERWLADRLYHAPDDDPRPKWYALTMFPYPSGDLHTGHWYAMAPSDAAARYRRMQGYNVLFPMGFDAFGLPAENAAIKRGIDPKAWTYANIDRMRGQLRMMGASFDWDREIITSDPEYYKWTQWWFLKFYEKGLAYRAEAAANWCPGCQTVLANEQVIDGRCERSDDIVERRFLTQWFFRITAYAEELLRFEGIDWPERIKVMQTNWIGRSEGATLRFPVDVAGIDEPISVFTTRPDTVYGATFMVLAPEHPLVERITTPECRAAVEEYRVFTSRQTEIERLSTEKEKTGAFTGAYAINPFNGQRIPIWIADYVLVTYGTGAIMAVPAHDQRDFEFAQKYGLPIIPVFDHPEIDVTRPLKAAFERGTKMINSGPFDGTPAEEAIRRIVAYAEEHGIGKATVTYRLRDWLISRQRYWGAPIPIIHCPDHGIVPVPEKDLPVLLPENVKFDPTGQSPLTQVEEWVNVPCPIDGRPARRETDTMDTFMCSSWYQMRYIDPHNDEAPFRKELARKWLPVDQYTGGAEHAVMHLLYTRFFWKAARDLGMVEGDEPMLRLFNQGVILGPDGNRMSKSRGNVVAPDEQVAQWGADCFRCQLMFVGPWDQGGPYNPTGMAGISRWLHRLWSLVVDPVELTDAPDAPATRELRRITHKTILAATQDIEHFRFNTMISRLMEHSSALQRAREAGHVDRAAWEEGIRTALLLTAPLAPHITEELWERIGGPYSIHLQRWPEADPDLARDEEVEIAVQVNGKVRDRLTVPADADEPFVVARVRQLQRVATLLDGKEPRKVIYVPGKLVNIVL, translated from the coding sequence ATGCCTGATCGCTACGACCCCGCCGTGATCGAACCGAAGTGGCGCGAGCGCTGGCTCGCCGACCGGCTCTACCACGCGCCCGACGATGACCCCCGGCCGAAGTGGTACGCGCTCACGATGTTCCCGTACCCCTCGGGCGACCTGCACACGGGCCACTGGTACGCCATGGCGCCCAGCGATGCCGCGGCGCGCTACCGCCGGATGCAGGGGTACAACGTCCTCTTCCCGATGGGCTTCGATGCATTCGGGCTGCCTGCGGAAAACGCGGCCATCAAGCGGGGCATCGACCCGAAGGCGTGGACCTACGCAAATATCGACCGGATGCGCGGCCAGCTCCGGATGATGGGCGCTTCGTTCGACTGGGACCGCGAAATCATCACCAGCGACCCCGAATACTACAAGTGGACCCAGTGGTGGTTTCTCAAGTTCTACGAAAAAGGTCTGGCGTACCGCGCAGAAGCAGCGGCCAACTGGTGCCCCGGCTGCCAGACCGTGCTCGCCAACGAGCAGGTCATCGATGGCCGCTGTGAGCGCTCCGACGACATTGTGGAGCGCCGTTTCCTGACGCAGTGGTTCTTCCGCATCACGGCCTACGCCGAAGAGCTGCTCAGGTTCGAGGGCATCGACTGGCCAGAGCGCATCAAGGTCATGCAAACGAACTGGATCGGGCGGTCGGAAGGCGCAACGCTCCGCTTCCCGGTCGATGTGGCGGGCATCGATGAGCCGATCAGCGTGTTCACGACACGGCCCGACACCGTCTACGGGGCAACGTTCATGGTGCTGGCGCCCGAGCACCCGCTGGTTGAGCGCATTACCACGCCGGAATGCCGCGCCGCCGTCGAGGAGTACCGGGTTTTCACCAGCCGCCAGACGGAAATCGAACGGCTCTCGACGGAAAAGGAGAAGACCGGGGCGTTCACCGGAGCCTACGCCATCAACCCCTTCAACGGACAGCGCATTCCAATCTGGATCGCCGATTACGTGCTGGTCACCTACGGGACCGGCGCGATCATGGCAGTGCCGGCCCATGACCAGCGCGACTTCGAATTTGCGCAGAAGTACGGCCTGCCCATCATTCCGGTCTTCGACCACCCGGAGATCGACGTCACGCGGCCGCTGAAGGCGGCGTTCGAGCGCGGCACGAAGATGATTAACTCCGGCCCGTTCGACGGAACGCCGGCGGAAGAAGCGATCCGCCGGATTGTCGCCTACGCCGAAGAGCATGGCATCGGGAAGGCGACGGTCACCTACCGGCTGCGCGACTGGCTGATCTCCCGGCAGCGCTACTGGGGCGCACCGATTCCCATCATTCACTGCCCTGACCACGGCATTGTGCCGGTCCCTGAGAAGGACCTGCCCGTCCTTCTCCCGGAGAACGTGAAGTTCGACCCTACGGGTCAGTCCCCGCTGACGCAGGTCGAGGAGTGGGTGAACGTACCGTGTCCGATTGACGGCCGGCCTGCGCGACGCGAGACCGACACCATGGACACGTTCATGTGCTCCAGCTGGTACCAGATGCGGTACATCGACCCGCACAACGACGAGGCCCCGTTCCGGAAAGAGCTCGCCCGGAAGTGGCTTCCCGTGGACCAGTATACGGGCGGGGCCGAGCACGCTGTCATGCACCTGCTCTACACGCGATTCTTCTGGAAGGCGGCGCGCGATCTCGGCATGGTCGAAGGCGACGAGCCGATGCTCCGGCTGTTCAACCAGGGCGTCATCCTCGGGCCGGACGGCAACCGCATGTCGAAAAGCCGAGGCAACGTCGTCGCCCCCGACGAACAGGTCGCGCAGTGGGGCGCCGACTGTTTCCGCTGCCAGCTGATGTTCGTCGGCCCGTGGGACCAGGGCGGGCCGTACAACCCCACGGGTATGGCGGGCATCTCGCGGTGGCTCCACCGCCTCTGGTCGCTCGTGGTCGACCCTGTCGAACTCACCGACGCGCCCGATGCCCCTGCGACCCGCGAGCTCCGGCGCATCACCCATAAGACCATCCTGGCCGCCACGCAAGACATCGAGCACTTCCGCTTCAATACGATGATTTCGCGCCTCATGGAGCACTCCTCGGCGCTCCAGCGTGCTCGTGAGGCCGGCCACGTCGACCGGGCCGCGTGGGAGGAAGGCATCCGTACGGCGCTCCTGCTCACCGCACCGCTTGCGCCGCATATTACGGAGGAGCTGTGGGAGCGGATTGGCGGCCCGTACTCTATCCACCTGCAGCGCTGGCCCGAGGCCGACCCGGACCTTGCCCGCGACGAAGAGGTGGAGATCGCCGTCCAGGTGAATGGCAAGGTCCGCGACCGGCTTACGGTGCCGGCCGATGCCGACGAGCCGTTCGTCGTCGCCCGCGTCCGCCAGCTTCAGCGTGTCGCTACCCTGCTCGACGGAAAGGAACCCCGCAAGGTGATCTACGTGCCGGGCAAGCTGGTGAACATCGTCCTTTGA
- the rsmD gene encoding 16S rRNA (guanine(966)-N(2))-methyltransferase RsmD translates to MAGKGVRIAGGSARGVPLVEPRGVRLRPTSGLVREAVFNILASAVGGARVLDLYAGTGALGIEALSRGASHATFLEGEAACVEAILQSLARAGFSAQATVLRGRLPAALDRIEGTFDLIFMDPPYDDQSKEEVLVRLSRLLAPGGRIVFEHGSRYNPPVRPEGLQLLDRRTYGDTAVAFYGHLEGE, encoded by the coding sequence ATGGCCGGCAAAGGTGTCCGCATCGCCGGGGGCTCCGCCCGCGGCGTTCCGCTGGTTGAGCCGCGCGGAGTTCGCCTGCGGCCAACGTCCGGCCTTGTCCGCGAGGCCGTCTTCAACATCCTCGCCAGCGCGGTCGGAGGCGCGCGGGTGCTCGACCTGTACGCCGGCACCGGCGCCCTCGGCATCGAAGCCCTCAGCCGGGGGGCTTCCCATGCCACCTTCCTTGAGGGTGAGGCCGCCTGCGTCGAGGCGATCCTCCAGAGCCTGGCGCGGGCCGGCTTTTCGGCGCAGGCAACCGTCCTGCGCGGTCGGCTTCCGGCAGCACTCGACCGCATCGAGGGCACGTTCGACCTGATCTTCATGGACCCGCCCTATGACGACCAATCGAAGGAGGAGGTCCTTGTGCGGCTGAGCCGGCTTCTTGCGCCCGGCGGGCGGATCGTCTTCGAGCATGGAAGCCGGTACAATCCGCCGGTGCGGCCGGAAGGGCTCCAGCTCCTCGACCGGCGCACGTACGGCGACACCGCCGTTGCGTTCTACGGCCACCTGGAGGGCGAATGA
- a CDS encoding MgtC/SapB family protein, with translation MSTDDQLTLFGRVALALILGALVGLEREFRGHEAGIRTNSLVCGASALFGSISLQLGDDRIAAAVVQGIGFIGAGIVFQRGRTVHGVTTAATIWMMAAIGLAIASRLYLLAALVAVTVILLLELAPVSDWVLAHSRRRGFIHGTGRYRPADSSHDAGDGPPVS, from the coding sequence GTGAGCACGGATGACCAGCTGACGCTCTTCGGCCGCGTGGCCCTCGCGCTCATTCTCGGAGCACTGGTTGGCCTCGAGCGCGAATTCCGGGGTCACGAAGCCGGCATCCGCACGAACTCCCTGGTCTGCGGCGCTTCGGCGCTCTTCGGCTCCATCTCGCTTCAGCTCGGCGACGACCGTATCGCGGCGGCGGTCGTGCAGGGCATCGGTTTCATCGGCGCCGGTATCGTCTTCCAGCGCGGCCGGACCGTGCACGGAGTGACCACCGCGGCGACCATCTGGATGATGGCTGCAATCGGGCTCGCCATCGCGAGCAGGCTCTACCTGCTTGCCGCACTCGTCGCCGTGACGGTCATCCTGCTGCTCGAGCTCGCGCCGGTAAGCGACTGGGTGCTCGCCCACTCCCGCAGGCGGGGGTTCATCCACGGCACAGGCCGCTACCGGCCGGCCGACAGCAGTCATGACGCCGGCGACGGCCCGCCGGTATCATAA
- a CDS encoding alpha-amylase family glycosyl hydrolase yields the protein MDAPGHEWWREAVCYQIYPRSFQDSNGDGIGDLEGIIRRLDYLNDGTPHSLGIDAVWLSPTYPSPMADFGYDVADYCDVHPDFGTLATMDRLIAECHRRGIRVLLDWVPNHTSDQHPWFIESRSSRESPKRDWYIWRDPRPDGSPPNNWRSVFGGPAWTFDERTGQYYLHSFLKEQPDLNWRNPEVEAAMLQTLRFWFERGVDGFRIDVIGRTLKHPDLPDNPPNPEWRPGDRERFSQLWLYNHNYPDVFNAVKRIRKVFDEYPGRVAVGEVFGTPEEIARFYGDADSPGLHLAFNFHFIHERGHAITPWEAPVLRRIIANAEATVPPFSQPCFALNNHDRSRFVTRQNHDGRGLERARAAPLLLLGLRNTPFLYYGEEIGMADVDIPPERQQDPARFRSVGRDPERTPMQWDASPGRGFTTGEPWLPFGPPSPNVAEQDGDPDSLLSLYRRAIWRRKELPALRAGSLANLGGDEAVVSWRRQTPGAPGVAVAVNTATVPARAQLPFPRGRIVLCTVRAREGERTGGEVELPPLGAAWIAEEA from the coding sequence ATGGACGCACCCGGGCACGAGTGGTGGCGGGAGGCCGTCTGCTACCAGATCTACCCGCGGAGCTTCCAGGACTCGAACGGCGACGGCATCGGCGACCTTGAGGGCATCATCCGGCGGCTGGACTACCTGAACGACGGCACGCCGCACTCGCTGGGCATCGATGCGGTCTGGCTTTCCCCGACCTACCCCTCGCCCATGGCCGATTTCGGCTACGACGTCGCCGACTACTGCGACGTCCACCCGGATTTCGGCACCCTCGCGACCATGGACCGCCTCATCGCGGAGTGCCACCGGCGCGGCATCCGTGTCCTGCTCGATTGGGTCCCAAACCACACGAGCGACCAGCACCCCTGGTTCATCGAGTCCCGCTCGTCCCGGGAGAGCCCGAAGCGAGACTGGTACATCTGGCGGGACCCGCGCCCGGATGGCTCGCCGCCGAACAACTGGCGCTCGGTCTTCGGCGGCCCCGCATGGACGTTCGACGAGCGCACCGGCCAGTACTACCTGCACTCATTTCTGAAGGAGCAGCCGGACCTGAACTGGCGCAACCCGGAGGTCGAGGCGGCCATGCTCCAGACACTCCGTTTTTGGTTCGAACGCGGCGTCGACGGGTTCCGCATCGACGTCATCGGGCGCACCCTGAAGCATCCAGATCTCCCGGATAATCCGCCCAACCCCGAGTGGCGGCCGGGCGACCGGGAGCGGTTCAGCCAGCTCTGGCTCTACAACCACAACTATCCCGACGTGTTCAACGCGGTGAAACGCATCCGGAAGGTCTTCGACGAGTACCCGGGGCGGGTCGCCGTCGGGGAAGTATTCGGTACGCCAGAGGAGATCGCCCGCTTCTACGGGGACGCCGACTCCCCCGGCCTCCATCTCGCCTTCAACTTCCACTTCATCCACGAGCGCGGGCATGCCATCACCCCGTGGGAAGCACCGGTCCTGCGACGCATCATCGCGAACGCCGAGGCCACCGTTCCGCCGTTCAGCCAGCCCTGCTTCGCCCTGAACAACCACGACCGCTCCCGCTTCGTCACCCGGCAGAACCACGACGGGCGCGGGCTCGAACGGGCGCGGGCTGCGCCGCTCCTCCTCCTGGGCCTGCGCAACACACCCTTTCTCTACTACGGCGAAGAGATCGGCATGGCCGATGTGGACATCCCACCCGAGCGCCAGCAGGACCCTGCCCGGTTCAGGTCGGTCGGGCGCGACCCGGAACGCACGCCGATGCAGTGGGACGCCTCGCCGGGGCGCGGCTTCACGACGGGCGAGCCCTGGCTGCCGTTCGGCCCGCCTTCCCCGAACGTGGCCGAGCAGGACGGCGACCCTGACTCCCTCCTCTCGCTGTACCGGCGCGCCATCTGGCGGCGGAAGGAGCTCCCGGCGCTGCGGGCCGGGTCCCTCGCCAACCTGGGCGGCGACGAAGCCGTCGTCTCGTGGCGGCGGCAGACCCCGGGGGCGCCGGGGGTTGCCGTGGCAGTCAATACGGCGACCGTTCCCGCGCGGGCGCAGCTCCCGTTCCCGCGCGGGCGCATCGTGCTCTGCACCGTGCGGGCGCGCGAAGGAGAGCGCACCGGCGGCGAGGTTGAGCTGCCGCCGCTCGGGGCGGCGTGGATTGCGGAAGAGGCGTAG
- the coaD gene encoding pantetheine-phosphate adenylyltransferase — MRIAVYPGGFDPVTNGHLDLIVRMTHLFDRVIVAVVKGRDKATMFTWEERIDMVKQAVANLPTVEVEGFDEMTVEFAKRKGAVAIVRGIRAVSDFEVEFDMAMMNRKMAPHLESVFLMANQEFLYISASRIREVSRLGYDVADLVPPHVRAALRRKLGQE; from the coding sequence ATGAGGATTGCAGTCTACCCGGGCGGGTTCGACCCGGTCACCAACGGTCACCTCGACCTCATCGTGCGCATGACCCACCTGTTCGACCGCGTGATCGTCGCGGTCGTGAAGGGGCGGGATAAAGCGACGATGTTCACGTGGGAAGAGCGGATCGACATGGTGAAACAGGCGGTGGCCAATCTGCCGACGGTCGAGGTCGAAGGTTTTGACGAGATGACCGTCGAATTTGCCAAGCGAAAGGGCGCGGTCGCCATTGTGCGGGGCATCCGGGCCGTCAGCGACTTCGAGGTGGAGTTCGACATGGCGATGATGAACCGGAAAATGGCGCCCCACCTCGAATCTGTCTTCCTGATGGCCAACCAGGAGTTCCTGTACATCAGTGCGAGCCGCATTCGCGAGGTCTCGCGCCTCGGCTACGATGTTGCCGACCTTGTGCCGCCGCATGTGCGTGCTGCGCTGCGCCGGAAACTCGGACAGGAGTAA